In Molothrus aeneus isolate 106 chromosome 4, BPBGC_Maene_1.0, whole genome shotgun sequence, the following are encoded in one genomic region:
- the LOC136555687 gene encoding ADP-ribosyl cyclase/cyclic ADP-ribose hydrolase 1-like, which produces MPLPQGSARARQRTVLLVGIAVLLAALVLAVVLASLLTHGRHEVSPEMLKWKDRGTTKNLQEVILGRCYNYITAQHPELGDKDCLKIWESLKGAFIYKNPCNITPEDYQPLMELASHPIPCNKSLFWSKTGDLVHRYTKSNQNFLTLEDTLLGYMADRVSWCGDPSAPGINYESCPKRNECESNPGSVFWKMASKMFAEAACGVVQVMLNGSVEAGAFRSSSIFGSIEIFNLDPDKVTEVHIWLMQNIGGPQSESCSGQSIQRLISILEERNFKIICEDNYRPVQLLQCVHNPDHTDCRLCTNSSAIP; this is translated from the exons ATGCCGCTGCCGCAGGGCTCTGCCCGGGCCCGGCAGCGCACCGTGCTCCTGGTGGGCATCGCCGTGCTGCTGGCCGCCCTCGTCCTCGCCGTCGTGCTGGCCTCCCTGCTGACCCACGGAAGGCACGAGGTCAGCCCCGAAATGCTGAAGTGGAAGGACAGGGGGACCACGAAGAACTTGCAAGAAGTTATTCTGGGAAGATGCTACAACTACATCACGgcgcagcacccagagctggg AGATAAGGATTGTCTAAAAATATGGGAATCATTAAAAGGTGCCTTCATTTACAAGAACCCCTGTAACATCACACCAGAAGATTACCAGCCTTTGATGGAGCTGGCAAGTCACCCCATACCCTGCAACAAG TCACTGTTTTGGAGCAAGACAGGCGACCTCGTTCATCGTTATACAAAATCCAATCAAAATTTCCTTACCTTGGAGGACACCTTGCTGGGTTATATGGCTGATAGAGTTTCATGGTGTGGAGACCCCTCTGCCCCAG GAATCAACTATGAATCTTGTCCAAAACGAAATGAATGTGAGAGCAACCCTGGCTCTGTGTTCTGGAAAATGGCATCCAAGATG TTTGCAGAAGCAGCATGTGGTGTGGTTCAAGTGATGCTCAATGGATCAGTAGAAGCTGGAGCTTTCAGGAGCAGCAG CATCTTTGGAAGTATTGAGATCTTTAACCTGGATCCAGATAAAGTCACTGAAGTGCACATTTGGCTCATGCAAAACATTGGTGGACCTCAAAG TGAATCCTGCTCAGGCCAGTCCATTCAGAGGTTAATAAGCATTTTAGAAGAACGAAACTTTAAGATCATCTGTGAAGACAATTACAG GCCCGTTCAGCTCCTTCAGTGTGTGCATAACCCAGACCACACAGACTGCAGGCTTTGCACCAACAGCTCAGCAATTCCCTGA